The following coding sequences are from one Treponema sp. J25 window:
- the whiG gene encoding RNA polymerase sigma factor WhiG, translating to MGNVLLEERTEEELWELYKKTRDPKIREAFIKQYAPLVKYVAGKIAVGMPHTVEFDDLVGFGVFGLLDAIDKYDPAKNVKFKTYAVTRIRGAIFDELRSIDWVPRSVRQKTKELEETISTLEAQLGRTATDQEIAQALGMDEEEYLKTVMKISGTSLLSLNDIWFSGDENDRMSIGDSIEAPASLNPEVIVEKDEIRRIIVEAINELPEKEKKVLILYYYEDLTLKEIGQVLDVTESRVSQLHTKAIVRLRAKLTNIRKGIV from the coding sequence ATGGGGAATGTCCTCCTGGAAGAACGGACAGAAGAAGAATTGTGGGAACTCTATAAAAAGACCCGGGATCCAAAAATCCGGGAGGCCTTTATTAAACAATATGCGCCCCTGGTAAAGTATGTGGCAGGAAAAATCGCCGTTGGTATGCCCCATACGGTGGAATTTGATGACCTGGTGGGGTTCGGGGTTTTTGGTTTGCTGGACGCAATCGATAAATACGATCCGGCGAAGAATGTAAAATTTAAAACCTATGCGGTAACCCGGATTCGGGGGGCCATTTTTGATGAACTCCGTTCCATCGATTGGGTGCCCCGGTCGGTGCGGCAAAAGACCAAGGAACTAGAAGAAACCATCAGTACCCTGGAAGCCCAGTTGGGGCGGACCGCCACGGATCAGGAGATTGCCCAGGCCCTTGGCATGGATGAAGAAGAGTACCTTAAAACGGTGATGAAAATTTCGGGAACCTCCTTGCTTTCATTGAATGATATCTGGTTCTCCGGAGATGAAAACGATCGCATGTCCATTGGGGATAGTATCGAGGCGCCTGCAAGTCTTAATCCAGAGGTTATCGTCGAAAAAGACGAAATCCGCCGAATTATTGTAGAAGCCATTAATGAACTTCCCGAAAAAGAAAAGAAGGTGCTCATTTTGTATTATTACGAAGACCTGACCTTAAAAGAAATCGGCCAGGTTCTGGATGTAACCGAATCCCGGGTTTCCCAGCTTCATACGAAGGCTATTGTACGGTTACGGGCAAAGCTTACCAACATCCGAAAGGGTATCGTCTAG
- a CDS encoding MinD/ParA family protein — translation MEDQAAQLRELVKAKNGGTASAPSPRGKKTRIITVASGKGGVGKTNVSVNMALAYARMGKKVIVMDADLGLANVNVMLNMIPKYNLFHVIRKQKTMREIILDTEYGIKIVAGASGFSKIANLNEDERQNFINELYTLQEADIIIIDTSAGVSNNVLAFVAAADDAIIVTTPEPTAITDAYGIIKIIATEIDNLNMGLKLIVNRVKTVAEAKKVADRMINIASQFLNLKVDYLGFIYDDPAVPLAVLRQKPFLVLDPKSKASHCIQHIVGRMEKTDIREDGGLGNLIRRLFAR, via the coding sequence ATGGAAGATCAGGCAGCCCAGCTACGAGAACTGGTAAAGGCAAAAAATGGGGGAACCGCCTCCGCTCCTTCCCCCCGGGGAAAAAAGACCCGCATTATTACGGTGGCCAGTGGAAAGGGCGGTGTGGGAAAAACCAATGTATCGGTGAACATGGCCTTAGCCTATGCCCGGATGGGTAAAAAGGTTATTGTAATGGATGCGGACCTCGGGCTTGCCAACGTAAACGTGATGCTGAACATGATTCCCAAGTACAACCTGTTCCATGTGATCCGCAAGCAAAAGACCATGCGGGAAATTATTCTGGATACCGAATATGGCATAAAAATCGTGGCCGGGGCGAGTGGTTTTTCTAAAATTGCCAATTTGAATGAGGACGAACGGCAGAATTTTATCAATGAACTGTACACCTTACAGGAGGCGGACATTATCATTATCGATACCAGTGCGGGGGTTTCGAATAATGTGCTTGCCTTTGTAGCCGCCGCAGATGATGCGATTATTGTAACCACCCCTGAACCTACCGCAATTACCGATGCCTACGGGATTATTAAAATAATCGCCACCGAAATTGACAATCTTAACATGGGGCTTAAGCTCATCGTTAATCGGGTAAAAACGGTGGCGGAAGCAAAAAAAGTGGCAGACCGGATGATTAACATCGCAAGTCAGTTCCTGAACCTTAAGGTAGATTATCTCGGATTTATCTATGACGATCCCGCGGTTCCCCTGGCGGTGCTCCGCCAAAAGCCGTTTCTGGTGTTGGACCCGAAAAGCAAGGCTTCCCATTGTATTCAACATATCGTGGGACGGATGGAAAAGACCGATATTCGGGAAGATGGGGGCTTAGGGAATTTAATCCGTCGTCTTTTTGCACGATGA
- the flhF gene encoding flagellar biosynthesis protein FlhF: protein MLTYFAEQGATYEECLRKARAKYGDNIQIYMQRTVQIGGFLGLFSREGVEIMGFVKEPERPQSLLSSLARKEVASCRDAASPPVKGEGSRNLATASPRSAETSLEEEKQKILALAGKGSDPTIKVVLQEVRSLKERLESQLGMSVSAEEHPTIIKIGELLAGNEFSHSYISRIQQRIRREFPLAELEDFDRIQKQVVEWIGESIELYSGTESKTKPRVMVLVGPTGVGKTTTIAKLAAIYGLGINNTPAVSVRMITIDNYRIAARQQIEKYGEIMGIPVSCVETYEDLRKTISLYADEVDLVLVDTIGKSPRDSIKLAEMKELLAACGTSMEVHLALAATTKASDIKEILQQFEPFNYRSVIVTKLDETNRIGNVVSALNEKGKSISFITNGQRVPQDIERASVVNFLINLEGFKIDRPYIEKRFSKTASDVLEGR from the coding sequence ATGTTGACCTATTTTGCGGAGCAGGGAGCCACGTACGAAGAATGCCTCAGAAAAGCCCGAGCAAAGTACGGGGATAACATACAAATTTACATGCAGCGGACAGTCCAGATTGGTGGTTTCTTAGGGCTCTTCAGCCGGGAAGGGGTAGAAATCATGGGCTTTGTGAAGGAACCAGAGCGCCCGCAAAGCCTTCTTTCTTCCCTTGCTCGAAAAGAAGTCGCCTCTTGTCGGGATGCTGCAAGTCCCCCCGTGAAGGGAGAGGGATCTCGGAACCTTGCGACCGCATCCCCACGGAGCGCAGAAACGTCTTTGGAAGAGGAAAAACAGAAAATTCTTGCCCTCGCGGGTAAGGGAAGTGATCCCACCATAAAGGTGGTGCTTCAGGAGGTGCGGAGCCTTAAGGAACGGCTCGAAAGCCAATTGGGCATGTCAGTGTCGGCAGAAGAGCATCCCACCATCATAAAAATCGGAGAACTCCTGGCAGGAAATGAGTTTTCCCATTCCTACATTTCCCGTATTCAACAGCGAATACGACGGGAATTCCCCTTGGCGGAACTCGAAGATTTTGACCGGATTCAGAAACAGGTGGTGGAATGGATCGGGGAAAGTATCGAGCTCTATTCAGGAACCGAATCTAAGACGAAGCCCCGGGTAATGGTATTAGTGGGACCCACCGGTGTGGGTAAAACCACTACCATCGCCAAATTGGCGGCCATCTATGGGCTGGGCATCAATAATACCCCCGCCGTTTCGGTGCGGATGATTACCATCGACAACTATCGTATTGCGGCCCGTCAACAGATTGAAAAATATGGGGAAATCATGGGGATCCCCGTGTCTTGTGTAGAAACCTACGAAGACTTAAGAAAAACCATTTCCCTCTATGCTGATGAGGTCGATCTCGTGCTGGTGGATACCATTGGAAAGAGTCCCCGGGATTCTATCAAACTGGCAGAAATGAAGGAACTCCTTGCCGCCTGTGGCACCAGCATGGAGGTGCACCTTGCCCTTGCGGCCACCACCAAGGCAAGCGATATCAAGGAAATCCTCCAGCAGTTTGAGCCCTTTAATTATCGCTCGGTGATTGTGACTAAATTGGACGAAACAAATCGCATCGGGAATGTGGTAAGCGCCCTGAATGAAAAGGGCAAATCCATTTCTTTTATTACCAATGGCCAGCGGGTGCCTCAGGATATTGAGCGGGCATCGGTGGTGAATTTTCTTATTAATCTTGAAGGATTTAAAATCGATAGACCATATATAGAGAAGCGCTTTTCCAAGACCGCTTCGGATGTACTCGAAGGGAGATGA
- the flhA gene encoding flagellar biosynthesis protein FlhA has product MSDARRIVSAAFVNNSSDLFVALGVVLVVVMLIVPLPTVLLDALMAMNLVLSLLILLIVLYTKRPVEFSIFPTILLVATVFGLALNVSSTRLILSKGMKFDGKMIKAFASFVVGSGGTEGLVIGFVIFIVIIAVQAIVITKGATRVAEVAARFALDALPGKQMAIEAEYNSGAITEEEAHKKKMELQREADFYGAMDGASKFVSGNVKVGIFITIVNVLGGLIIGMTLHGEPFLTALGTYTTFTIGDGLLSQFPALLISTATGIIVTRSISEGTFGADVAKQFSQDARIYWIAAFVLAGFALLPGFPWYVLIPLAGFMAFTAYRLGQTHLKQAEADKVKAAQAKRPPEEGELSPVVPLDPLSLELGYGLIPLVDRDKGAELLERVHRIRRESALDLGLVIPRIRIIDNMRLEPSEYCFKIKGVDVGRGKIRMGYFLCINPGGVTEDIGGEKTRDPAFGLPAVWISEDKRDQAERAGYTVVDPPSIIATHLTEIIKRHAAEILGRQETQGILETLKKEYPAVVEEAQKLLSLGEIQKVLQALLREQVSIRNMVAILEALADYGGITKDTQFLTEKARQALARQICLQYADEERVLRVLTLEQSLEQKIIDSRVETSSGTVAVLEPAVQRAWIKALSRSVAAMQERGLIPIILCSEAARPLVKSSTERELPDLVVLSVPEIVPDVTVEAVGEIRLEE; this is encoded by the coding sequence ATGTCCGATGCACGGCGAATAGTAAGTGCCGCTTTTGTCAATAATTCAAGCGATCTCTTTGTAGCCCTCGGGGTGGTGCTCGTCGTGGTGATGCTTATTGTGCCACTTCCCACGGTGCTCTTGGATGCGCTTATGGCCATGAACCTGGTATTGTCGCTTCTTATTCTCCTCATTGTCCTGTACACCAAGCGACCGGTAGAATTTAGCATCTTCCCTACCATTCTCCTCGTGGCTACCGTTTTTGGATTAGCCCTCAATGTTTCCTCAACCCGGCTTATCCTTTCAAAGGGGATGAAATTTGATGGAAAGATGATCAAGGCCTTTGCCTCCTTTGTGGTGGGTTCCGGTGGTACCGAGGGGCTTGTGATTGGTTTTGTGATTTTTATTGTTATCATTGCGGTCCAGGCCATCGTTATTACCAAAGGGGCCACCCGGGTTGCCGAAGTGGCTGCCCGTTTTGCTTTGGATGCCCTGCCCGGAAAGCAGATGGCTATCGAAGCGGAGTACAACTCAGGGGCCATTACCGAAGAAGAGGCCCATAAAAAAAAGATGGAACTCCAGCGGGAGGCCGATTTTTACGGGGCCATGGATGGGGCCAGTAAATTTGTTTCTGGGAACGTAAAGGTCGGTATCTTTATCACCATTGTGAACGTTCTGGGGGGCCTTATCATAGGGATGACCCTTCATGGGGAACCATTCCTTACGGCCCTGGGAACCTATACCACCTTTACCATTGGGGATGGGCTCCTTTCCCAGTTCCCGGCCCTCCTTATTTCTACAGCTACGGGTATCATTGTAACCCGTTCGATTTCTGAAGGCACCTTTGGTGCCGATGTAGCAAAGCAATTTTCGCAGGATGCCCGCATTTATTGGATCGCCGCCTTTGTCCTCGCGGGCTTTGCTTTGCTTCCGGGATTCCCCTGGTATGTGCTTATTCCCCTGGCGGGCTTTATGGCCTTTACGGCCTATCGGCTTGGTCAGACCCATCTGAAACAGGCAGAGGCGGATAAAGTAAAAGCCGCCCAGGCCAAACGTCCCCCCGAAGAAGGGGAGTTGTCCCCGGTGGTTCCCCTGGATCCCCTTTCCCTGGAATTAGGGTATGGGCTTATTCCTCTGGTGGATCGAGATAAGGGGGCGGAACTCCTGGAGCGGGTCCACCGGATTCGTCGGGAATCGGCCCTGGATTTGGGACTCGTGATTCCTCGGATCCGTATCATCGATAATATGCGGTTAGAACCCTCAGAATATTGTTTTAAGATTAAGGGGGTTGATGTGGGACGGGGGAAGATCCGAATGGGGTACTTCCTTTGCATCAATCCTGGAGGGGTTACCGAAGATATCGGGGGAGAAAAGACGCGGGATCCCGCCTTTGGGCTCCCTGCGGTGTGGATCAGCGAAGATAAACGGGATCAGGCGGAACGGGCAGGGTATACCGTGGTGGATCCGCCTTCTATTATTGCAACCCATTTAACCGAAATCATTAAGCGCCATGCGGCGGAAATCTTAGGACGGCAAGAAACCCAGGGAATCCTGGAAACCCTTAAAAAGGAATATCCCGCGGTGGTGGAGGAGGCGCAGAAACTCCTTTCCCTGGGAGAAATCCAGAAGGTGCTCCAGGCCTTGCTGCGGGAACAGGTGTCGATCCGGAACATGGTGGCCATTTTGGAGGCCCTCGCCGATTACGGGGGCATTACCAAGGATACCCAGTTCCTTACGGAAAAGGCCCGTCAGGCCCTGGCCCGGCAGATTTGTCTTCAGTATGCCGATGAAGAACGGGTACTGCGGGTATTGACCCTGGAACAGTCGCTGGAACAGAAAATAATCGATAGCCGGGTCGAAACTTCAAGCGGAACCGTGGCGGTTCTGGAGCCGGCGGTCCAGCGGGCCTGGATTAAGGCCCTGTCCCGGTCGGTGGCGGCCATGCAAGAGCGGGGACTCATTCCCATCATCCTGTGTTCAGAGGCGGCCCGCCCCCTGGTAAAATCCAGCACCGAACGGGAGCTACCGGACCTCGTGGTGTTGTCGGTGCCGGAGATTGTCCCGGATGTTACGGTGGAAGCGGTAGGTGAAATACGATTAGAAGAATGA